In the Dictyostelium discoideum AX4 chromosome 6 chromosome, whole genome shotgun sequence genome, tattgatattttataaatctcTTTCATTTTTGTTTTACATTCTTCGTTGCAATGACCATTTATCATTAATGGAAAACGGTCAGGGTCGAACAATATATCAAAATATAAACGATAACCATATTCTTTTAAACTTTCAAGGGAAAAATCATCATGTTCACATTTGTACTTTAGCATTTTAATGTATATTAATGagtaaaattgaaataaaatgtATGTATTGctttgtaaattaaaatttataaaaggttattgtaaaaaataaaaaataataaaaaaatgttttttcaaattattaataaaagaaaaaaataaataattattaaaaaaaaaaaaacttttttttggGAGTATTTTTGTGAACCCCCACTCTCATCCACaactaaaattatattttccaATCAACACTGTTTAACTGACCACTCgcatatgtttttttaataaaaaaaattaaaaattgaggCACCAAAAATAGAAacttaaataatagtaaaaaattgaatagattttaaatataataatgaaaaaaattatttatttaaatgttcAACTTTTATATACTGGTAAATgagttattaaaataaaaatatttccgATCAACATGCGAACCACGATTCGAACCTACGCCTTTGGTTGGCTACTAAAAATTCGACACCTGCAGGGTTCGAACCTGCGCCTCCGAAGAGAACGCCTTAGCAGGGCGCCGCATTAACCACTTTGCTAAGGTgtcattgaaaataattttgggTGATACACTTACTTAAGATGTCGTTGTATATTTTTTGGGTcgtttaaaaatatttgtaatttattaaaaatgtaaataaaactattttcaGAAATAATACTTGTAacgaattatttttttgaatggaATAAGGCAATTATtagtaaataaatagataaaaaagTCAGTAAAtcttatattttaaaaagaaatcactaatttcaaatgaatttgtaaaaataaaatttatataaaaacaatttattataattttaaaattctctTTGAAacattgtttattttaatgaatttaaaactgAATCACATGGTTTACAaactttatcattttcaatactTGTATGTCTCCAACATCTTggacatttaaatttatcactaatttttaataatacttcAATACGACCTAAttgttttgaattatttgaaattatagtattgaaaataaattcacCCTTTGAATTTGGTTCaatttgttgtggttgttgttgttgttgttgctgttgttgttgttgttgttgttcaacatctttttcaaaagtattaaatttttttaataaaacatttgaaaCACAGAAAATATCATCCAATTGAGAATTAATagcaaataaattatcataaaATGGGGAAGATTCTTCATTTGTAACTGTTAATTCCATAATAGTTTCATCGGATCTACCAATTATACCTTGAGATCTCATTGATTGTAAAACTCTATTTACTACATCACGAATGGCAATGATATTAGTGAATTGATTAGAGatcaattcattttcatattGAGAAGGTAATTGATCCCAACCGTGAGCAAATActgaattttcaattaaatttttatctaAACCTTTAccattgtttttaaattgatattgatgaagGAAAACATCTTCAGAAGTATGAACTGTAATTGGAGCCAAAGCGATATTGATAACATCCAACATTTTGAAAAGTACAGTTTGAGTACTTCTTCTTGAATGACTATTTGGTGATTCAGCATAGAGATGTCTTTTGATAACATCGAAATAAAATGAAGAGATTTCAATGgagaaattaatgatttcagTGTGAACTTTTTGGAATTGGAATTGATCATAATGACGAGTTACCGATTCTTGAAGTTTAAAAACTCTATGAAGTGCATATTTATCTAATGaagataatttttcataTGGAATCGCATGAATGGTTGGATCGAAATCGAAATTTGAAGCCAACATAAATCTAAGAgtatttctaatttttttaataccatctaaaattttaattaaaatatttggacCAATAGAGATATCTTTGGAATAGTCAGAAGATGCAACCCAAGTTCTTAAAAGATCAACACCATATGGAGGATTTTGAACTTTATTTGGACCACCTTTGATAACAGTTGATGGTACAATGGTATtaccaattgattttgaCATTTTAATACCACTTTCATCCAAAAGGAAACCATGTGTAACAACATTTTTATATGGTTCAATGTCTCTAACACAAACACTAGTCAATAGTGAAGATTGGAACCAACCACGATGTTGATCACTACCTTCTAAATAGATATCGGCTCTACCAGTATCTTTATCGATGATACCACGTTCAACCAATACACCTCTCCAAGATGTACCACTATCAAACCAAACATCCATAGTATCGGTACCTTTTACAAAGTTTTCATGTTGATCCTTTAatgatggtggtaataattgtTGAGTTGACATTTCAAACCAACAATCTGAACcaaatttaccaaataaCTCTTTAATATGATTAATTGACTCATCGTTAATTAATGGTTCATTGGTTTTACAATTGTATAACACTGGAATTGGACAACCCCAAACACGTTGTCTAGAGATACACCAATCAGTTCTTTTACCAATCATACTTGATAATCTATTACTACCAGATGGTGGTACCATATTAACTCTTTCAATAGATTGTAATGCagttttttgaatattttttaaaccaacAAACCATTGAAGTGTTGTACGAATTATAATTGGTTTCTTTGTTCTCCAATCATATGGATATTTATGAATATAATCTTCTTTATGAAGTAGTGAACCAATAGTTTCAAGATCATTAATTACTGCTTCATTACCATCACCCAATACTTCAAGTCCAACAAATTTTTCACCAACTTCATCAGTAAAACAACCTAAATCATTAACTGGTGATAAAACTTTAAGGTCtggatattgttgttgacaAATTTGAAAATCTTCAACACCATGACCTGGTGCAGTATGAACTAAACCTGTACCTGAACCTTCAATAACATGATCACCAGTTATAATTGGTGATTCTCTATCATATTGTGGATGTTTTGTAATTGTACCTTTTAATTGTTCACctttaaattctaaaatcaCTTTTAACTCTccaatattaaatgattttgtcAATGA is a window encoding:
- the mileS gene encoding isoleucine-tRNA ligase — translated: MISLNNSFFNKRVIVNSFNNYKRSFGTKSQNEESAIVDSNHSFAHTLNLPKTTFSMKANAATREPTLLKDPYKLYKWQLENNKGENWVFHDGPPYANGDLHMGHALNKILKDIVNRYKVLKGFKVNYIPGWDCHGLPIEQQAFKKLKKSSDMKASDIRKIAGDFARKEIEKQSKGFQEMGILGDWENPYKTLDYGYEVEQIQTFYDMFNKGYIYRGVKPVHWSPSSRTALADAELEYNNNHTSKSIFVKFNVKSLSNHILNNLPTTSDINKAEMVISAIIWTTTPWTIPANQAICVNSEMDYILVKPIESEQYRNEMFIISKERLESLTKSFNIGELKVILEFKGEQLKGTITKHPQYDRESPIITGDHVIEGSGTGLVHTAPGHGVEDFQICQQQYPDLKVLSPVNDLGCFTDEVGEKFVGLEVLGDGNEAVINDLETIGSLLHKEDYIHKYPYDWRTKKPIIIRTTLQWFVGLKNIQKTALQSIERVNMVPPSGSNRLSSMIGKRTDWCISRQRVWGCPIPVLYNCKTNEPLINDESINHIKELFGKFGSDCWFEMSTQQLLPPSLKDQHENFVKGTDTMDVWFDSGTSWRGVLVERGIIDKDTGRADIYLEGSDQHRGWFQSSLLTSVCVRDIEPYKNVVTHGFLLDESGIKMSKSIGNTIVPSTVIKGGPNKVQNPPYGVDLLRTWVASSDYSKDISIGPNILIKILDGIKKIRNTLRFMLASNFDFDPTIHAIPYEKLSSLDKYALHRVFKLQESVTRHYDQFQFQKVHTEIINFSIEISSFYFDVIKRHLYAESPNSHSRRSTQTVLFKMLDVINIALAPITVHTSEDVFLHQYQFKNNGKGLDKNLIENSVFAHGWDQLPSQYENELISNQFTNIIAIRDVVNRVLQSMRSQGIIGRSDETIMELTVTNEESSPFYDNLFAINSQLDDIFCVSNVLLKKFNTFEKDVEQQQQQQQQQQQQQPQQIEPNSKGEFIFNTIISNNSKQLGRIEVLLKISDKFKCPRCWRHTSIENDKVCKPCDSVLNSLK